A region from the Microcebus murinus isolate Inina chromosome 3, M.murinus_Inina_mat1.0, whole genome shotgun sequence genome encodes:
- the PREPL gene encoding prolyl endopeptidase-like isoform X2, whose translation MQQKTKLFLQALKYSIPHLGKCMQKQHLNHCNFADHYYNRIKLKKYHLNKCLQTKPKISELARNTPSRSFSHKELLPTKQENKKSLSKNMDAFEKVRAKLETQPQEEYEIINAEIKHGGFVYYQEGCCLVRCKDEEDNDNYEVLFNLEELKLDQPFIDCIRVAPDEKYVAAKIRTEDSEASTCVVVKLSDQPVMEASFPNVSSFEWVKDEDEEDVLFYTFQRNLRCHDVYRATFGDNKRNERFYTEKDPSYFIFLYLTKDSRFLTMNIMNKTTSEVWLVDGLSPWDPPVLIQKRIRGVLYYVEHRDDELYILTNVGEPTEFKLMRTAADTPAIMNWDLFFTMKRNTKVIDMDMFKDHCVLFLKHSNLLYVNVIGLADDSVRSLKLPPWACGFIMDSNYDPKNCPFQLCSPIRPPKYYTYKFAENKLFEETGHEDPITKTSRVLRIEAKSKDGKLVPMTVFHKTDSEDLQKKPLLVHVYGAYGMDLKMNFKPERRVLVDDGWILAYCHVRGGGELGLQWHADGRLTKKLNGLADLEACIKTLHSQGFSQPSLTALTAFSAGGVLVGALCNSNPALLRAVTLEAPFLDVLNTMMDTTLPLTLEELEEWGNPSSDEKHKNYIKRYCPYQNIKPQHYPSIHITAYENDERVPLKGIVNYTKKLQEAITKHAEDTGEGYQAPNIILDIQPGGNHVIEDSHKKITAQIKFLYEELGLDNTSVFEDLKKFLKF comes from the exons GAACTTCTGCCTactaaacaagaaaacaaaaaatctctttcaaaaaatatgGATGCATTTGAAAAAGTGAGAGCAAAATTAGAAACACAGCCACAAGAAGAATATGAAATCATCAATGCAGAG ATTAAACATGGTGGTTTCGTTTATTATCAAGAAGGTTGCTGCTTGGTTCGTTGCAAAGATGAAGAAG ACAATGATAATTATGAAGTTTTATTCAATCTGGAGGAACTGAAGTTAGACCAACCCTTCATTGATTGTATCAGAGTTGCTCCGGATGAAAAATATGTGGCTGCCAAGATAAGAACTGAGGATTCTGAAGCATCTACCTGTGTAGTCGTGAAGCTCAGTGATCAGCCTGTAATGGAAGCTTCTTTCCCAAATGTGTCCAGTTTTG aatgGGTAAAGGATGAAGACGAAGAAGATGTTTTATTCTACACCTTCCAGAGGAACCTTCGCTGTCATGATGTATATCGAGCCACTTTTGGTGATAACAAACGTAATGAACGTTTTTATACAGAAAAAGACCCAAG ctactttattttcctttatcttacAAAAGACAGTCGTTTCCTCACCATGAATATTATGAACAAGACCACTTCTGAAGTGTGGTTGGTAGACGGCCTGAGCCCTTGGGACCCACCAGTACTTATCCAGAAGCGAATACGTGGAGTCCTTTACTATGTTGAACACAGAGATGATGAATTATACATTCTCACTAATGTTGGAGAGCCGACAGAATTCAAG CTAATGAGAACAGCAGCTGATACCCCAGCAATTATGAATTGGGATTTGTTTTTCACAATGAAGAGAAATACCAAAGTTATAGACATGGACATGTTTAAGGATCACTGTGTTCTATTCCTGAAGCATAGCAATCTTCTTTATGTTAATGTGATTGGTCTGGCAGATGATTCAGTTCGGTCTCTAAAg ctCCCTCCTTGGGCCTGTGGATTCATAATGGATTCAAATTATGACCCAAAGAACTGCCCCTTTCAGCTTTGTTCTCCAATACGTCCCCCAAAATATTACACATATAAGTTTGCAGAAAACAAACTGTTCGAGGAAACTGGGCACGAAGACCCGATCACAAAGACTAGTCGTGTTTTGCGTATAGAAGCCAAAAGCAAG gatggAAAATTAGTACCAATGACTGTTTTCCACAAAACAGACTCTGAGGACTTGCAGAAGAAACCTCTCTTGGTACATGTATATGGAGCTTATGGGATggatttgaaaatgaatttcaaaCCTGAGAGGCGGGTGTTAGTGGACGATGGATGGATATTAGCTTATTGCCATGTTCG GGGTGGTGGTGAGTTAGGCCTCCAGTGGCACGCCGATGGCCGTCTAACAAAAAAACTCAATGGCCTTGCAGACTTAGAGGCTTGCATTAAGACGCTTCACAGCCAAGGCTTTTCTCAGCCAAGTCTAACAGCCCTGACTGCTTTCAGTGCTGGAGGGGTGCTTGTGGGAGCATTGTGTAATTCTAATCCAGCGCTCCTGAGGGCAGTGACTTTGGAG gcaccTTTCTTGGATGTTCTCAATACCATGATGGATACTACACTTCCTCTGACATTAGAAGAATTAGAAGAATGGGGGAATCCTTCATCTGATGAAAAACACAAGAACTACATAAAACGTTACTGTCCCTATCAAAATATTAAGCCTCAG CATTATCCTTCAATTCACATAACAGCTTATGAAAATGATGAACGTGTACCTCTGAAGGGAATTGTGAACTACACCAAGAAACTCCAGGAAGCCATCACGAAGCACGCCGAAGACACAGGTGAAG GCTATCAGGCCCCcaatattattttagatattcaGCCTGGAGGCAATCATGTGATTGAGGATTCTCACAAAAAG aTTACAGCCCAGATTAAATTCCTGTATGAGGAACTTGGACTTGACAACACCAGTGTTTTCGAGGATCTtaagaaatttctaaaattctga
- the PREPL gene encoding prolyl endopeptidase-like isoform X3 has protein sequence MDAFEKVRAKLETQPQEEYEIINAEIKHGGFVYYQEGCCLVRCKDEEADNDNYEVLFNLEELKLDQPFIDCIRVAPDEKYVAAKIRTEDSEASTCVVVKLSDQPVMEASFPNVSSFEWVKDEDEEDVLFYTFQRNLRCHDVYRATFGDNKRNERFYTEKDPSYFIFLYLTKDSRFLTMNIMNKTTSEVWLVDGLSPWDPPVLIQKRIRGVLYYVEHRDDELYILTNVGEPTEFKLMRTAADTPAIMNWDLFFTMKRNTKVIDMDMFKDHCVLFLKHSNLLYVNVIGLADDSVRSLKLPPWACGFIMDSNYDPKNCPFQLCSPIRPPKYYTYKFAENKLFEETGHEDPITKTSRVLRIEAKSKDGKLVPMTVFHKTDSEDLQKKPLLVHVYGAYGMDLKMNFKPERRVLVDDGWILAYCHVRGGGELGLQWHADGRLTKKLNGLADLEACIKTLHSQGFSQPSLTALTAFSAGGVLVGALCNSNPALLRAVTLEAPFLDVLNTMMDTTLPLTLEELEEWGNPSSDEKHKNYIKRYCPYQNIKPQHYPSIHITAYENDERVPLKGIVNYTKKLQEAITKHAEDTGEGYQAPNIILDIQPGGNHVIEDSHKKITAQIKFLYEELGLDNTSVFEDLKKFLKF, from the exons atgGATGCATTTGAAAAAGTGAGAGCAAAATTAGAAACACAGCCACAAGAAGAATATGAAATCATCAATGCAGAG ATTAAACATGGTGGTTTCGTTTATTATCAAGAAGGTTGCTGCTTGGTTCGTTGCAAAGATGAAGAAG CAGACAATGATAATTATGAAGTTTTATTCAATCTGGAGGAACTGAAGTTAGACCAACCCTTCATTGATTGTATCAGAGTTGCTCCGGATGAAAAATATGTGGCTGCCAAGATAAGAACTGAGGATTCTGAAGCATCTACCTGTGTAGTCGTGAAGCTCAGTGATCAGCCTGTAATGGAAGCTTCTTTCCCAAATGTGTCCAGTTTTG aatgGGTAAAGGATGAAGACGAAGAAGATGTTTTATTCTACACCTTCCAGAGGAACCTTCGCTGTCATGATGTATATCGAGCCACTTTTGGTGATAACAAACGTAATGAACGTTTTTATACAGAAAAAGACCCAAG ctactttattttcctttatcttacAAAAGACAGTCGTTTCCTCACCATGAATATTATGAACAAGACCACTTCTGAAGTGTGGTTGGTAGACGGCCTGAGCCCTTGGGACCCACCAGTACTTATCCAGAAGCGAATACGTGGAGTCCTTTACTATGTTGAACACAGAGATGATGAATTATACATTCTCACTAATGTTGGAGAGCCGACAGAATTCAAG CTAATGAGAACAGCAGCTGATACCCCAGCAATTATGAATTGGGATTTGTTTTTCACAATGAAGAGAAATACCAAAGTTATAGACATGGACATGTTTAAGGATCACTGTGTTCTATTCCTGAAGCATAGCAATCTTCTTTATGTTAATGTGATTGGTCTGGCAGATGATTCAGTTCGGTCTCTAAAg ctCCCTCCTTGGGCCTGTGGATTCATAATGGATTCAAATTATGACCCAAAGAACTGCCCCTTTCAGCTTTGTTCTCCAATACGTCCCCCAAAATATTACACATATAAGTTTGCAGAAAACAAACTGTTCGAGGAAACTGGGCACGAAGACCCGATCACAAAGACTAGTCGTGTTTTGCGTATAGAAGCCAAAAGCAAG gatggAAAATTAGTACCAATGACTGTTTTCCACAAAACAGACTCTGAGGACTTGCAGAAGAAACCTCTCTTGGTACATGTATATGGAGCTTATGGGATggatttgaaaatgaatttcaaaCCTGAGAGGCGGGTGTTAGTGGACGATGGATGGATATTAGCTTATTGCCATGTTCG GGGTGGTGGTGAGTTAGGCCTCCAGTGGCACGCCGATGGCCGTCTAACAAAAAAACTCAATGGCCTTGCAGACTTAGAGGCTTGCATTAAGACGCTTCACAGCCAAGGCTTTTCTCAGCCAAGTCTAACAGCCCTGACTGCTTTCAGTGCTGGAGGGGTGCTTGTGGGAGCATTGTGTAATTCTAATCCAGCGCTCCTGAGGGCAGTGACTTTGGAG gcaccTTTCTTGGATGTTCTCAATACCATGATGGATACTACACTTCCTCTGACATTAGAAGAATTAGAAGAATGGGGGAATCCTTCATCTGATGAAAAACACAAGAACTACATAAAACGTTACTGTCCCTATCAAAATATTAAGCCTCAG CATTATCCTTCAATTCACATAACAGCTTATGAAAATGATGAACGTGTACCTCTGAAGGGAATTGTGAACTACACCAAGAAACTCCAGGAAGCCATCACGAAGCACGCCGAAGACACAGGTGAAG GCTATCAGGCCCCcaatattattttagatattcaGCCTGGAGGCAATCATGTGATTGAGGATTCTCACAAAAAG aTTACAGCCCAGATTAAATTCCTGTATGAGGAACTTGGACTTGACAACACCAGTGTTTTCGAGGATCTtaagaaatttctaaaattctga
- the PREPL gene encoding prolyl endopeptidase-like isoform X1 — MQQKTKLFLQALKYSIPHLGKCMQKQHLNHCNFADHYYNRIKLKKYHLNKCLQTKPKISELARNTPSRSFSHKELLPTKQENKKSLSKNMDAFEKVRAKLETQPQEEYEIINAEIKHGGFVYYQEGCCLVRCKDEEADNDNYEVLFNLEELKLDQPFIDCIRVAPDEKYVAAKIRTEDSEASTCVVVKLSDQPVMEASFPNVSSFEWVKDEDEEDVLFYTFQRNLRCHDVYRATFGDNKRNERFYTEKDPSYFIFLYLTKDSRFLTMNIMNKTTSEVWLVDGLSPWDPPVLIQKRIRGVLYYVEHRDDELYILTNVGEPTEFKLMRTAADTPAIMNWDLFFTMKRNTKVIDMDMFKDHCVLFLKHSNLLYVNVIGLADDSVRSLKLPPWACGFIMDSNYDPKNCPFQLCSPIRPPKYYTYKFAENKLFEETGHEDPITKTSRVLRIEAKSKDGKLVPMTVFHKTDSEDLQKKPLLVHVYGAYGMDLKMNFKPERRVLVDDGWILAYCHVRGGGELGLQWHADGRLTKKLNGLADLEACIKTLHSQGFSQPSLTALTAFSAGGVLVGALCNSNPALLRAVTLEAPFLDVLNTMMDTTLPLTLEELEEWGNPSSDEKHKNYIKRYCPYQNIKPQHYPSIHITAYENDERVPLKGIVNYTKKLQEAITKHAEDTGEGYQAPNIILDIQPGGNHVIEDSHKKITAQIKFLYEELGLDNTSVFEDLKKFLKF; from the exons GAACTTCTGCCTactaaacaagaaaacaaaaaatctctttcaaaaaatatgGATGCATTTGAAAAAGTGAGAGCAAAATTAGAAACACAGCCACAAGAAGAATATGAAATCATCAATGCAGAG ATTAAACATGGTGGTTTCGTTTATTATCAAGAAGGTTGCTGCTTGGTTCGTTGCAAAGATGAAGAAG CAGACAATGATAATTATGAAGTTTTATTCAATCTGGAGGAACTGAAGTTAGACCAACCCTTCATTGATTGTATCAGAGTTGCTCCGGATGAAAAATATGTGGCTGCCAAGATAAGAACTGAGGATTCTGAAGCATCTACCTGTGTAGTCGTGAAGCTCAGTGATCAGCCTGTAATGGAAGCTTCTTTCCCAAATGTGTCCAGTTTTG aatgGGTAAAGGATGAAGACGAAGAAGATGTTTTATTCTACACCTTCCAGAGGAACCTTCGCTGTCATGATGTATATCGAGCCACTTTTGGTGATAACAAACGTAATGAACGTTTTTATACAGAAAAAGACCCAAG ctactttattttcctttatcttacAAAAGACAGTCGTTTCCTCACCATGAATATTATGAACAAGACCACTTCTGAAGTGTGGTTGGTAGACGGCCTGAGCCCTTGGGACCCACCAGTACTTATCCAGAAGCGAATACGTGGAGTCCTTTACTATGTTGAACACAGAGATGATGAATTATACATTCTCACTAATGTTGGAGAGCCGACAGAATTCAAG CTAATGAGAACAGCAGCTGATACCCCAGCAATTATGAATTGGGATTTGTTTTTCACAATGAAGAGAAATACCAAAGTTATAGACATGGACATGTTTAAGGATCACTGTGTTCTATTCCTGAAGCATAGCAATCTTCTTTATGTTAATGTGATTGGTCTGGCAGATGATTCAGTTCGGTCTCTAAAg ctCCCTCCTTGGGCCTGTGGATTCATAATGGATTCAAATTATGACCCAAAGAACTGCCCCTTTCAGCTTTGTTCTCCAATACGTCCCCCAAAATATTACACATATAAGTTTGCAGAAAACAAACTGTTCGAGGAAACTGGGCACGAAGACCCGATCACAAAGACTAGTCGTGTTTTGCGTATAGAAGCCAAAAGCAAG gatggAAAATTAGTACCAATGACTGTTTTCCACAAAACAGACTCTGAGGACTTGCAGAAGAAACCTCTCTTGGTACATGTATATGGAGCTTATGGGATggatttgaaaatgaatttcaaaCCTGAGAGGCGGGTGTTAGTGGACGATGGATGGATATTAGCTTATTGCCATGTTCG GGGTGGTGGTGAGTTAGGCCTCCAGTGGCACGCCGATGGCCGTCTAACAAAAAAACTCAATGGCCTTGCAGACTTAGAGGCTTGCATTAAGACGCTTCACAGCCAAGGCTTTTCTCAGCCAAGTCTAACAGCCCTGACTGCTTTCAGTGCTGGAGGGGTGCTTGTGGGAGCATTGTGTAATTCTAATCCAGCGCTCCTGAGGGCAGTGACTTTGGAG gcaccTTTCTTGGATGTTCTCAATACCATGATGGATACTACACTTCCTCTGACATTAGAAGAATTAGAAGAATGGGGGAATCCTTCATCTGATGAAAAACACAAGAACTACATAAAACGTTACTGTCCCTATCAAAATATTAAGCCTCAG CATTATCCTTCAATTCACATAACAGCTTATGAAAATGATGAACGTGTACCTCTGAAGGGAATTGTGAACTACACCAAGAAACTCCAGGAAGCCATCACGAAGCACGCCGAAGACACAGGTGAAG GCTATCAGGCCCCcaatattattttagatattcaGCCTGGAGGCAATCATGTGATTGAGGATTCTCACAAAAAG aTTACAGCCCAGATTAAATTCCTGTATGAGGAACTTGGACTTGACAACACCAGTGTTTTCGAGGATCTtaagaaatttctaaaattctga
- the PREPL gene encoding prolyl endopeptidase-like isoform X4 → MQKQHLNHCNFADHYYNRIKLKKYHLNKCLQTKPKISELARNTPSRSFSHKELLPTKQENKKSLSKNMDAFEKVRAKLETQPQEEYEIINAEIKHGGFVYYQEGCCLVRCKDEEADNDNYEVLFNLEELKLDQPFIDCIRVAPDEKYVAAKIRTEDSEASTCVVVKLSDQPVMEASFPNVSSFEWVKDEDEEDVLFYTFQRNLRCHDVYRATFGDNKRNERFYTEKDPSYFIFLYLTKDSRFLTMNIMNKTTSEVWLVDGLSPWDPPVLIQKRIRGVLYYVEHRDDELYILTNVGEPTEFKLMRTAADTPAIMNWDLFFTMKRNTKVIDMDMFKDHCVLFLKHSNLLYVNVIGLADDSVRSLKLPPWACGFIMDSNYDPKNCPFQLCSPIRPPKYYTYKFAENKLFEETGHEDPITKTSRVLRIEAKSKDGKLVPMTVFHKTDSEDLQKKPLLVHVYGAYGMDLKMNFKPERRVLVDDGWILAYCHVRGGGELGLQWHADGRLTKKLNGLADLEACIKTLHSQGFSQPSLTALTAFSAGGVLVGALCNSNPALLRAVTLEAPFLDVLNTMMDTTLPLTLEELEEWGNPSSDEKHKNYIKRYCPYQNIKPQHYPSIHITAYENDERVPLKGIVNYTKKLQEAITKHAEDTGEGYQAPNIILDIQPGGNHVIEDSHKKITAQIKFLYEELGLDNTSVFEDLKKFLKF, encoded by the exons GAACTTCTGCCTactaaacaagaaaacaaaaaatctctttcaaaaaatatgGATGCATTTGAAAAAGTGAGAGCAAAATTAGAAACACAGCCACAAGAAGAATATGAAATCATCAATGCAGAG ATTAAACATGGTGGTTTCGTTTATTATCAAGAAGGTTGCTGCTTGGTTCGTTGCAAAGATGAAGAAG CAGACAATGATAATTATGAAGTTTTATTCAATCTGGAGGAACTGAAGTTAGACCAACCCTTCATTGATTGTATCAGAGTTGCTCCGGATGAAAAATATGTGGCTGCCAAGATAAGAACTGAGGATTCTGAAGCATCTACCTGTGTAGTCGTGAAGCTCAGTGATCAGCCTGTAATGGAAGCTTCTTTCCCAAATGTGTCCAGTTTTG aatgGGTAAAGGATGAAGACGAAGAAGATGTTTTATTCTACACCTTCCAGAGGAACCTTCGCTGTCATGATGTATATCGAGCCACTTTTGGTGATAACAAACGTAATGAACGTTTTTATACAGAAAAAGACCCAAG ctactttattttcctttatcttacAAAAGACAGTCGTTTCCTCACCATGAATATTATGAACAAGACCACTTCTGAAGTGTGGTTGGTAGACGGCCTGAGCCCTTGGGACCCACCAGTACTTATCCAGAAGCGAATACGTGGAGTCCTTTACTATGTTGAACACAGAGATGATGAATTATACATTCTCACTAATGTTGGAGAGCCGACAGAATTCAAG CTAATGAGAACAGCAGCTGATACCCCAGCAATTATGAATTGGGATTTGTTTTTCACAATGAAGAGAAATACCAAAGTTATAGACATGGACATGTTTAAGGATCACTGTGTTCTATTCCTGAAGCATAGCAATCTTCTTTATGTTAATGTGATTGGTCTGGCAGATGATTCAGTTCGGTCTCTAAAg ctCCCTCCTTGGGCCTGTGGATTCATAATGGATTCAAATTATGACCCAAAGAACTGCCCCTTTCAGCTTTGTTCTCCAATACGTCCCCCAAAATATTACACATATAAGTTTGCAGAAAACAAACTGTTCGAGGAAACTGGGCACGAAGACCCGATCACAAAGACTAGTCGTGTTTTGCGTATAGAAGCCAAAAGCAAG gatggAAAATTAGTACCAATGACTGTTTTCCACAAAACAGACTCTGAGGACTTGCAGAAGAAACCTCTCTTGGTACATGTATATGGAGCTTATGGGATggatttgaaaatgaatttcaaaCCTGAGAGGCGGGTGTTAGTGGACGATGGATGGATATTAGCTTATTGCCATGTTCG GGGTGGTGGTGAGTTAGGCCTCCAGTGGCACGCCGATGGCCGTCTAACAAAAAAACTCAATGGCCTTGCAGACTTAGAGGCTTGCATTAAGACGCTTCACAGCCAAGGCTTTTCTCAGCCAAGTCTAACAGCCCTGACTGCTTTCAGTGCTGGAGGGGTGCTTGTGGGAGCATTGTGTAATTCTAATCCAGCGCTCCTGAGGGCAGTGACTTTGGAG gcaccTTTCTTGGATGTTCTCAATACCATGATGGATACTACACTTCCTCTGACATTAGAAGAATTAGAAGAATGGGGGAATCCTTCATCTGATGAAAAACACAAGAACTACATAAAACGTTACTGTCCCTATCAAAATATTAAGCCTCAG CATTATCCTTCAATTCACATAACAGCTTATGAAAATGATGAACGTGTACCTCTGAAGGGAATTGTGAACTACACCAAGAAACTCCAGGAAGCCATCACGAAGCACGCCGAAGACACAGGTGAAG GCTATCAGGCCCCcaatattattttagatattcaGCCTGGAGGCAATCATGTGATTGAGGATTCTCACAAAAAG aTTACAGCCCAGATTAAATTCCTGTATGAGGAACTTGGACTTGACAACACCAGTGTTTTCGAGGATCTtaagaaatttctaaaattctga